In Thermus caldifontis, one DNA window encodes the following:
- a CDS encoding DUF72 domain-containing protein, with translation MILEGLKGYRGYPGGFKAYAKAFPTVELSWWQRVGDRRTISRLRALAPEGFRFSVYGHKHLTFRPSGEERRTLRRFLRRFRLFGDKRGAVRLLVPAGVEPAQLARWLDLLEEVQKEVGPVPLAFQAEEAPHPLLQMRGYALVNRLEGPFLYLVDPDAFQRARLGEIPQEGEGYLYVSPASSQAAPSVLHLGAEVDQDGSAPEG, from the coding sequence TTGATCCTGGAAGGGCTTAAGGGGTATAGGGGCTACCCCGGGGGTTTTAAGGCCTACGCCAAGGCCTTCCCCACGGTGGAGCTTTCCTGGTGGCAGCGGGTTGGGGACAGGAGGACCATTAGCCGGTTAAGGGCCTTGGCCCCCGAAGGGTTTCGCTTCAGCGTCTATGGCCACAAGCACCTCACCTTTAGGCCCTCGGGGGAGGAAAGGCGTACCTTAAGGCGCTTTCTCAGGCGCTTCCGGCTTTTTGGCGACAAGCGGGGAGCGGTGCGGCTTTTGGTGCCCGCGGGCGTGGAGCCTGCCCAACTGGCCCGCTGGCTGGATCTTCTGGAGGAAGTCCAGAAGGAAGTGGGGCCTGTCCCCCTTGCCTTCCAGGCGGAGGAGGCCCCGCATCCCCTCTTGCAAATGAGGGGTTATGCCCTGGTAAACCGGCTGGAAGGTCCCTTTCTTTACCTGGTGGACCCGGATGCCTTCCAAAGGGCACGGCTTGGGGAAATCCCCCAAGAAGGCGAGGGTTACCTCTACGTAAGTCCAGCCTCTTCCCAAGCCGCCCCTTCCGTCCTACACTTGGGGGCGGAGGTTGACCAGGATGGGTCAGCCCCGGAGGGCTAG
- the speA gene encoding biosynthetic arginine decarboxylase — protein sequence MKTARRFSPKEAEEIYLVPYWGAGFFRVGRDGELEVTPLGPEGPSASLLEIVEALRDEGRPLPLALRFPQILEARVKELNEAFHRAMEKYGYKGGYRGVYPVKVNQRRLVLETVAKAGRPYHYGLEAGSKAELALILAQDLSPEALITTNGFKDDDFIRLALTGRKLSRNVIITLEKFAELPRVIRISKELGVRPKLGIRYKLKAKGAGQWEASGGENAKFGLTTPEIIRAVEILKEEGLLDALVMVHAHIGSQVTDIRKIKAAVREAAQTYVQLRKLGAPLQYLNLGGGLAVDYDGSKTNFYASANYTLPEYAEDLVYVTKEVVEAQGEPHPILVTESGRAVTAYHEVLVLEVIDVITPPGEIRPNPPPKEAHPLVKELWESLETLSPKNFREVYHDAFADKETLQTLYDLGLVSLRDRALAEEIFYHIARRVYAIVRDLPYAPDEFEDLEKLLADKLVCNFSIFQSLPDAWAIHQLFPIVPLSRLHEPPTRQATLVDISCDSDGKIDRFIDLHDVRQSLPVHPIRPGEDYYLGVFLVGGYQDVLGSNHNLFGQVGEAHVVVDEEGFAIERFVPGETAEKVIEKMGFTARELFLGVERLVRQSRLSPVEKGAFLERYMRELQGYTYLED from the coding sequence TTGAAGACCGCCAGGCGCTTTTCCCCCAAAGAAGCGGAGGAGATCTACCTGGTGCCCTACTGGGGAGCGGGGTTTTTCCGGGTAGGGCGGGACGGAGAGTTGGAGGTAACCCCCTTGGGCCCGGAAGGCCCTTCCGCCTCCCTTTTGGAAATCGTGGAAGCCCTTAGGGACGAGGGGCGGCCTTTACCTTTGGCGCTTCGGTTTCCCCAGATCCTCGAGGCCCGGGTAAAGGAGCTCAACGAGGCCTTTCATAGGGCCATGGAAAAGTATGGCTACAAAGGGGGCTACCGCGGGGTCTATCCCGTGAAGGTGAACCAGCGCCGCTTGGTGCTGGAAACCGTGGCCAAGGCGGGAAGGCCCTACCACTATGGCCTCGAGGCGGGGAGCAAGGCCGAGCTGGCCCTAATCCTGGCCCAGGACCTCTCCCCGGAAGCCCTCATCACCACCAATGGCTTCAAGGACGACGACTTCATCCGCCTGGCCCTAACCGGGAGGAAGCTTTCCCGGAACGTGATCATCACCCTGGAGAAGTTCGCTGAGCTTCCCCGGGTGATCCGAATCTCCAAGGAACTTGGCGTACGCCCAAAGCTAGGCATCCGCTACAAACTAAAGGCCAAGGGGGCCGGGCAGTGGGAGGCCAGCGGGGGGGAAAACGCCAAGTTCGGCCTCACCACCCCGGAGATCATCCGGGCGGTGGAGATTCTGAAGGAGGAAGGGCTTCTGGATGCCCTGGTCATGGTCCACGCCCACATTGGCAGCCAGGTGACGGACATCCGCAAGATCAAGGCGGCGGTGCGGGAGGCGGCCCAGACCTATGTGCAGCTCAGGAAGCTGGGTGCCCCGCTCCAGTACCTCAACCTGGGCGGGGGCTTGGCCGTGGACTACGACGGCTCCAAGACCAACTTCTACGCCTCCGCCAACTACACGCTTCCCGAGTACGCCGAGGACCTGGTCTACGTGACCAAGGAGGTGGTGGAGGCCCAGGGGGAACCCCACCCCATCCTGGTCACGGAGTCGGGCCGGGCGGTGACCGCCTACCACGAGGTCTTGGTCCTCGAGGTCATCGACGTCATCACCCCCCCGGGGGAGATCCGGCCCAATCCCCCGCCCAAAGAGGCCCATCCCCTGGTCAAGGAGCTTTGGGAGAGCCTGGAAACCCTCTCCCCCAAAAACTTCCGCGAGGTCTACCACGACGCCTTCGCCGACAAGGAAACCCTGCAGACCCTTTACGACTTGGGGCTGGTGTCCCTAAGGGACCGCGCCCTGGCGGAGGAGATCTTTTACCATATCGCCCGGCGGGTGTACGCCATCGTGCGGGATCTGCCCTACGCTCCCGATGAGTTTGAGGACCTGGAAAAGCTCCTGGCCGACAAGCTAGTTTGTAACTTTTCCATCTTTCAAAGCCTTCCCGACGCCTGGGCCATCCACCAACTCTTCCCCATCGTCCCCCTAAGCCGCCTCCACGAGCCTCCCACCCGCCAGGCCACCCTGGTGGATATCTCCTGCGACTCCGACGGCAAGATCGACCGCTTCATCGACCTGCACGATGTGCGCCAGAGCCTGCCCGTCCACCCCATCCGCCCGGGGGAGGACTACTACCTGGGGGTCTTCCTGGTGGGAGGCTACCAGGACGTGTTGGGCAGCAACCACAACCTCTTCGGCCAGGTGGGGGAGGCCCACGTGGTGGTGGACGAGGAAGGGTTTGCCATCGAGCGCTTTGTCCCCGGGGAGACCGCGGAGAAGGTGATCGAGAAGATGGGCTTCACCGCCCGGGAGCTTTTCCTGGGCGTGGAGCGGCTGGTGCGGCAAAGCCGCCTCTCCCCCGTGGAAAAAGGGGCCTTCCTGGAACGGTATATGCGGGAGCTCCAGGGCTACACCTACCTGGAGGACTAA
- a CDS encoding GGDEF domain-containing protein, whose amino-acid sequence MAWVKPSYTEGNLRPTLELLDPLNPLRRRMALGLLPMGTLLALVALAASWRGGVDPVDRVFLPLLALGFSLLALILWRFPRTAPWVLTSAHVLVASYLLATLAYQLLIRPNPMGLSPAAYWVPFVYFSSFLFFQTQQAVRLALLYLLTLFFLSLLGGIRGHFRAEHLNALAQFFGANLAYVGLLYMLVRVKEGYLEAQVEAYTDPLTGLRNRRYLDLVLERELFRVQRYNRPLSLMILDLDDFKRVNDTYGHPVGDRVLRALARCLEEHLRQSDRPVRLGGEEFAILLAETPLAQAVRLAGRLRQAVAALKVPPVAGMTASIGVAEARPEDSPLSLLKRADEALYQAKRRGKNRVEVG is encoded by the coding sequence ATGGCCTGGGTGAAACCCTCCTATACTGAAGGCAACTTGCGCCCCACCCTCGAGCTCCTAGACCCCCTCAATCCCCTAAGGCGCAGGATGGCCCTTGGGCTCTTGCCCATGGGGACCCTGTTGGCCCTGGTGGCCCTGGCCGCCTCCTGGCGCGGCGGGGTGGACCCCGTGGACCGGGTCTTCCTCCCCCTTCTCGCCCTGGGTTTTTCCCTCTTGGCCCTCATCCTCTGGCGCTTCCCCCGTACGGCACCCTGGGTCCTAACCTCGGCCCATGTCCTGGTGGCCTCCTACCTCCTGGCCACCCTGGCCTACCAACTCCTTATTAGGCCCAACCCCATGGGCCTATCCCCCGCCGCTTACTGGGTGCCCTTTGTGTACTTCAGCAGCTTTCTCTTTTTTCAGACGCAGCAGGCGGTGCGCCTAGCCCTCCTCTACCTCCTGACCCTCTTCTTTCTTTCCCTCCTGGGAGGCATCCGCGGCCACTTCCGTGCGGAACATCTCAACGCCCTGGCCCAGTTCTTCGGGGCCAACCTGGCCTATGTGGGCCTTCTCTACATGCTGGTGCGGGTTAAGGAAGGGTACCTGGAGGCCCAAGTGGAAGCCTATACCGACCCCCTAACTGGGCTTAGGAACCGGCGTTATCTGGATCTGGTGCTTGAGCGGGAGCTCTTCCGCGTCCAGCGGTATAACCGACCCCTTTCCCTTATGATCTTGGACCTGGACGACTTCAAGAGGGTGAACGATACCTACGGCCACCCCGTGGGCGACCGGGTGCTAAGGGCCCTCGCCCGCTGCTTGGAAGAGCACCTCCGGCAAAGCGACCGGCCCGTACGCCTGGGGGGAGAGGAGTTCGCCATCCTCCTGGCGGAAACCCCCCTGGCCCAGGCCGTGCGCCTGGCGGGACGCCTGCGCCAGGCGGTGGCTGCCCTAAAGGTTCCCCCGGTGGCGGGGATGACCGCCAGCATCGGCGTGGCCGAGGCCCGCCCTGAAGACTCCCCCCTTTCCCTCCTCAAGCGGGCCGACGAGGCCCTTTACCAAGCCAAACGCCGGGGGAAAAACCGGGTGGAGGTGGGCTAG
- the metK gene encoding methionine adenosyltransferase: MRLVTSESVTEGHPDKLADRISDAILDALIAQDRKARVAAETLVTTGLVFVAGEITTEGYVDIPGLVRKTVREVGYTRAKYGFDADTCAVLTAIDEQSPDIAGGVNLSYEWRVLKSTDPLDRTGAGDQGLMFGYATDETPELMPLPITLAHRLTMRLAEVRKTGLLPYLRPDGKAQVTVVYEGDRPLYVKTVVVSAQHSPEVEQDQLREDLIREVVRQAIPPEYLKEGETEYLINPSGRFILGGPHADTGLTGRKIIVDTYGGAVPHGGGAFSGKDPTKVDRSASYYARYMAKNLVAAGLARRALVELAYAIGKARPVSLRVETFGTGVLPDEKLTEVAKRVFDPRPLAIIEELDLLRPIYTPTSAYGHFGRAGFPWEETDRVEALRREAGL; the protein is encoded by the coding sequence TTGCGGCTGGTCACGTCCGAGTCGGTCACGGAAGGGCACCCGGATAAGCTGGCGGACCGGATCTCCGATGCCATTCTGGACGCCCTGATCGCCCAGGATAGGAAGGCCCGGGTGGCGGCGGAAACCCTGGTCACCACCGGGCTGGTGTTTGTGGCGGGAGAGATCACCACCGAAGGGTACGTGGATATCCCCGGCTTGGTGCGCAAGACGGTCCGGGAGGTGGGCTACACCCGGGCCAAGTACGGCTTTGACGCCGACACCTGCGCCGTCCTCACCGCCATCGACGAGCAGTCCCCGGATATTGCCGGCGGGGTTAACCTCTCCTACGAGTGGCGGGTGCTCAAGTCCACGGATCCTCTGGACCGGACGGGCGCAGGGGATCAGGGCCTCATGTTCGGCTACGCCACCGACGAAACCCCGGAGCTCATGCCTCTTCCCATCACCTTAGCCCACCGCCTCACCATGCGCCTGGCGGAGGTGCGCAAGACGGGGCTTCTTCCCTACCTGCGCCCCGACGGCAAGGCCCAGGTCACCGTGGTTTACGAGGGGGACCGGCCCCTCTATGTGAAGACGGTGGTGGTTTCCGCCCAGCACTCTCCCGAGGTGGAGCAGGACCAGCTCCGGGAAGACCTGATCCGCGAGGTGGTGCGCCAAGCTATCCCCCCCGAGTACCTCAAGGAAGGGGAGACGGAGTACCTCATCAACCCCTCGGGCCGCTTCATCCTGGGGGGGCCCCATGCGGATACCGGGCTTACCGGGCGCAAGATCATCGTGGACACGTATGGGGGTGCCGTGCCCCATGGGGGCGGGGCCTTCAGCGGCAAGGACCCCACCAAGGTGGACCGCTCCGCCAGCTACTACGCCCGCTACATGGCCAAGAACCTGGTGGCGGCAGGCCTGGCCCGGCGGGCCTTGGTGGAGTTGGCCTACGCCATCGGCAAGGCCAGGCCCGTTTCCCTAAGGGTGGAAACCTTCGGCACCGGGGTCTTACCGGATGAGAAGCTCACGGAGGTGGCCAAGCGGGTTTTTGATCCCCGGCCTTTGGCCATCATCGAGGAGCTGGACCTCCTCCGTCCCATCTACACCCCCACCAGCGCCTACGGCCACTTTGGCCGTGCAGGCTTCCCCTGGGAGGAGACGGACCGGGTGGAGGCCCTAAGGCGGGAAGCCGGCCTTTAA
- the murI gene encoding glutamate racemase has protein sequence MKDPRRPIGVFDSGVGGLTVLSALRRALPQEDFLYFGDTARVPYGSKPLPMVRRFAWEIAGFLLRQGVKAIVVACNTASSAALPDLAEDLSVPVFGVLEPVAKAAQGYGKVGLIGTQATVESRAYERYVEVSWAKACPLFVPLVEEGLWDDPVALLIAQHYLEEAPKDLEALILGCTHYPFLKNTLAKVLPGVRLLDSAEATAEAVAQALRQEGLLNPLGQGRVVHLVTGDPESYRNLAERLGVRVEELKRVSLEEL, from the coding sequence ATGAAGGACCCTAGGCGGCCCATCGGCGTCTTTGACTCGGGGGTGGGGGGGCTTACGGTGCTTTCCGCCTTGCGCCGGGCCTTGCCCCAGGAGGATTTCCTGTACTTTGGGGACACCGCCCGGGTGCCCTACGGGAGCAAACCCCTCCCCATGGTGCGGCGCTTCGCCTGGGAGATCGCTGGGTTTTTGCTCCGACAAGGGGTTAAGGCCATCGTGGTGGCCTGCAACACAGCGAGCTCCGCTGCCCTTCCGGATCTGGCCGAGGATCTTTCCGTACCGGTCTTTGGGGTTCTGGAACCCGTGGCCAAAGCCGCCCAAGGCTACGGCAAGGTGGGCCTCATCGGCACCCAGGCCACGGTGGAAAGCCGGGCCTACGAGCGCTACGTGGAAGTTTCCTGGGCTAAGGCCTGCCCCCTCTTCGTGCCCCTGGTGGAGGAAGGGCTTTGGGACGACCCCGTGGCCCTTTTGATAGCCCAGCACTACCTGGAGGAAGCACCCAAGGACCTCGAGGCCCTGATCCTGGGTTGCACCCACTATCCCTTTCTGAAGAACACCCTGGCCAAGGTCCTGCCGGGGGTGAGGCTCCTTGACTCCGCCGAGGCCACGGCGGAGGCGGTGGCCCAGGCCCTGAGGCAGGAAGGCCTCCTCAATCCCCTGGGCCAAGGCCGGGTGGTCCACTTGGTCACCGGGGACCCGGAAAGCTACCGGAACCTGGCGGAGCGCCTAGGGGTGAGGGTGGAGGAGCTTAAGCGGGTCAGCCTGGAGGAGCTTTAA
- a CDS encoding TIGR00730 family Rossman fold protein: MAKKPLIDQLHHEDAWRLFRILAEFVEGFETLSEIEVPLVSVFGSARFGEGHPAYALGYQLGKVLAEAGFGVVTGGGGGVMEAVNRGAFEAGGVSVGLNIELPHEQKPNPYQTHALSLRYFFVRKVLFVRYAHAFVFLPGGFGTLDELSEVLVLIQTEKVHPFPVFALDRAYWQGLLGWLRFLQEQGAIDPKDLALITPLDSPQDVVRALKGVS, from the coding sequence ATGGCCAAGAAGCCCCTGATCGACCAGCTTCACCACGAGGACGCCTGGCGGCTTTTCCGCATCCTGGCGGAGTTCGTGGAGGGGTTTGAAACCCTTTCGGAGATAGAGGTTCCCCTGGTTTCCGTCTTCGGCTCCGCCCGCTTCGGGGAGGGCCACCCCGCCTACGCCCTGGGGTACCAGCTGGGGAAGGTCCTGGCCGAGGCGGGCTTCGGGGTGGTGACGGGCGGTGGGGGTGGGGTTATGGAGGCCGTCAACCGAGGGGCCTTTGAGGCAGGCGGGGTCAGCGTGGGCCTGAACATCGAGCTACCCCACGAGCAAAAGCCCAACCCCTACCAGACCCACGCCCTTTCCTTGCGCTACTTTTTCGTGCGCAAGGTGCTCTTCGTGCGCTACGCCCACGCCTTTGTCTTCCTGCCCGGGGGCTTTGGCACCCTGGACGAGCTTTCCGAGGTCCTGGTTCTCATCCAGACGGAAAAGGTCCACCCTTTCCCCGTCTTCGCCCTGGACCGGGCGTACTGGCAGGGGCTTCTCGGCTGGCTGCGGTTCCTCCAGGAACAAGGGGCCATAGACCCCAAGGACCTCGCCCTCATCACCCCCCTGGACTCCCCACAGGACGTGGTGCGGGCCCTAAAGGGTGTATCCTAG
- a CDS encoding XTP/dITP diphosphatase translates to MRVVLATGNPGKVRELKEGLAPLGWTLLSLADFPLRMPKEEGTTFLENALLKAAYVAKATGLPALADDSGLEVPALGGEPGVYSARYGGRETDRERNVYLLERMRHLRGEERKARFVAVLVLAYPDGHVEAYEGQVEGYILEAPRGEGGFGYDPLFYVPEAGKTFAEMTLEEKAQYSHRGKAIKALLKAYEQGPPPREVSRLE, encoded by the coding sequence ATGCGGGTAGTTTTGGCCACGGGCAACCCCGGCAAGGTGCGGGAGCTGAAGGAGGGCCTGGCCCCCCTGGGCTGGACCCTTCTCTCCCTGGCCGATTTTCCCCTGCGCATGCCCAAGGAGGAGGGCACCACCTTCCTGGAAAATGCCCTCCTCAAGGCCGCTTACGTGGCCAAGGCCACGGGGCTTCCCGCCCTGGCGGACGATTCGGGCCTCGAGGTGCCCGCCTTAGGGGGGGAACCCGGGGTCTACTCCGCCCGCTACGGGGGAAGGGAGACCGACCGGGAGCGGAACGTCTACCTCCTGGAGAGGATGCGCCACCTGAGGGGAGAGGAGCGCAAAGCCCGCTTCGTGGCCGTCTTGGTCCTGGCCTACCCCGACGGGCACGTGGAGGCCTACGAGGGCCAGGTGGAGGGGTACATCCTCGAGGCTCCTCGAGGGGAAGGGGGCTTCGGGTATGACCCCCTCTTCTACGTGCCGGAGGCGGGCAAGACCTTCGCGGAGATGACCCTGGAGGAAAAGGCCCAGTACTCCCACCGAGGAAAGGCCATAAAGGCCCTCCTCAAAGCCTACGAACAGGGCCCCCCACCCCGGGAGGTTTCCAGGCTGGAATGA
- a CDS encoding sugar ABC transporter substrate-binding protein produces MKRALATLALGLSLALAQGKITVWTHFGGPELEWLKAQAQAYEKTSGTKVEVVEVPFGDIKQKFILGAPQGQAADLVVSIPHDWLGEMAQAGVLEPMGKYVTQSYLSDLQGVAVEAFTFGGKLMGLPAFAESVALIYNKKYVKEPPKTWEEFLALAQKLTTGSTFGFLYNIGDPYFNFGFFRAFGAENVFAKDAKGNLDPSKLLLGGEVGEKALSFIKDLRYRYNLVPEGVDYGVADGAFKDGALAMIINGPWALGDYKKAKIDFGIAPFPTPPGAKNPWGPFLGVQGVVVNAYSKNKTAAVNFAKTLVTGKNLVSFNQAGGRIPVSKSAAKTLEKDPVVAGFSRVFALGTPMPNIPEMGKVWGPWANAISLAIQRPDSNVKKIVEDMVAEIKKAIGR; encoded by the coding sequence ATGAAACGAGCACTGGCAACACTGGCCCTCGGGCTCTCCTTGGCCCTTGCCCAGGGAAAGATCACGGTGTGGACTCACTTCGGCGGTCCCGAGCTGGAGTGGCTCAAGGCCCAAGCCCAAGCCTATGAGAAGACCTCCGGCACCAAGGTGGAGGTGGTGGAGGTCCCCTTCGGGGACATCAAGCAGAAGTTCATCCTGGGGGCCCCCCAGGGACAGGCGGCGGACCTGGTGGTCTCCATCCCCCACGACTGGCTGGGGGAGATGGCCCAGGCTGGGGTGCTGGAGCCCATGGGCAAGTACGTGACGCAAAGCTACCTCTCCGACCTGCAGGGCGTGGCGGTGGAGGCCTTCACCTTCGGGGGCAAGCTTATGGGCCTTCCCGCCTTCGCCGAGAGCGTGGCCCTCATCTACAACAAGAAGTACGTGAAGGAACCCCCCAAGACCTGGGAGGAGTTCCTGGCCCTGGCCCAGAAGCTCACCACCGGCTCCACCTTTGGCTTCCTCTACAACATCGGCGACCCCTACTTTAACTTCGGCTTCTTCCGCGCCTTTGGGGCGGAAAACGTTTTCGCCAAGGACGCCAAGGGCAACCTAGACCCCTCCAAACTCCTCCTGGGCGGCGAGGTGGGGGAAAAGGCCCTTTCCTTCATCAAGGACCTCCGCTACCGCTACAACCTGGTGCCCGAGGGGGTGGATTACGGGGTGGCGGACGGCGCCTTTAAGGACGGGGCCTTAGCCATGATCATCAACGGCCCCTGGGCCCTAGGGGACTACAAGAAGGCCAAGATCGACTTCGGCATCGCCCCCTTCCCCACCCCGCCCGGGGCCAAGAACCCCTGGGGTCCCTTCCTGGGGGTCCAGGGGGTGGTGGTGAACGCCTACTCCAAGAACAAGACCGCCGCGGTTAACTTCGCCAAGACCCTGGTCACCGGCAAGAACCTGGTTTCCTTCAACCAGGCGGGTGGCCGCATCCCCGTGTCCAAGAGCGCCGCCAAGACCCTGGAGAAGGATCCGGTGGTGGCGGGCTTCTCCCGGGTGTTCGCCCTGGGCACCCCCATGCCCAACATCCCCGAGATGGGCAAGGTCTGGGGCCCCTGGGCTAACGCCATCAGCCTGGCCATCCAGCGGCCCGACTCCAACGTGAAGAAGATCGTGGAGGACATGGTGGCCGAGATCAAAAAGGCCATCGGCAGGTAA
- a CDS encoding ABC transporter permease subunit: protein MKHPPGLKGFLLALSLLLGLLILSTGVGILGYLALETYLAPPGWTILVLALLVLVPGAMLVGRLFPWLTDWYYFLPALSFLLVFTLYPIALTVYLAFTDYSGRKNGFPDRSTETQVLKGEGPRLTLEEPAKEALRCDPCRGEPVEVYSEGHRARARILEAEGPTLLLDRTPPFPVEYVAKVNAFGFVGLRNFSFILSQASKALFPVFAWNVAFALSTVLLNAFLGLVLGLILNNKALKLRNFYRTVLIVSWALPGVITVQVFVALLNYNFGAINRLLGVLGIYPIPWLNDPDWAKVAILLVNLWLGFPYMMTATLGALSTIPDELYEAAKVDGATPWQALWGITLPLLEKPMVPILLSSFAFNFNNFYIIYLLTGGGPAQEGRLATAQATDILISWAYKTAFSAEGQSAYGLGAAISLLIFAITVAISLVNFRVTGALREVR from the coding sequence ATGAAACATCCTCCTGGCCTTAAGGGTTTTCTCCTGGCCCTATCCTTGCTTTTGGGCCTTTTGATCCTCTCCACCGGGGTGGGCATCCTGGGATACCTAGCCTTGGAAACCTACCTGGCCCCCCCAGGCTGGACCATCCTGGTCTTGGCCCTTCTGGTGCTGGTGCCGGGGGCCATGCTGGTGGGACGCCTTTTTCCTTGGCTTACCGACTGGTACTACTTCCTCCCCGCCCTCTCCTTCCTTTTGGTCTTCACCCTGTATCCCATCGCCCTCACCGTCTACTTGGCCTTCACCGACTACTCGGGGCGGAAGAACGGTTTCCCCGACCGCTCCACGGAAACCCAGGTGCTGAAGGGAGAAGGCCCCAGGCTCACCCTGGAAGAACCCGCTAAGGAAGCCCTCCGTTGCGACCCCTGCCGAGGGGAGCCCGTGGAGGTCTACAGCGAGGGGCACCGGGCCCGGGCCCGGATCCTGGAGGCCGAAGGCCCTACCCTTCTCCTGGACCGCACCCCCCCTTTCCCGGTGGAGTACGTGGCCAAGGTGAACGCCTTCGGGTTCGTGGGCCTCCGAAACTTCAGCTTTATCCTTTCCCAAGCCAGCAAGGCCCTCTTCCCCGTCTTCGCCTGGAACGTGGCCTTCGCCCTTAGCACCGTGCTTCTGAACGCCTTTTTGGGCTTGGTGCTGGGCCTCATCCTCAACAACAAAGCCTTGAAGCTACGGAACTTTTACCGCACCGTCCTCATCGTTTCCTGGGCGCTGCCGGGCGTGATCACCGTGCAGGTCTTCGTGGCCCTTCTCAACTATAACTTCGGGGCCATCAACCGCCTCCTGGGGGTCCTGGGCATCTACCCCATCCCCTGGCTCAACGACCCTGACTGGGCCAAGGTGGCCATCCTATTGGTGAACCTGTGGCTCGGCTTCCCCTACATGATGACCGCCACCTTGGGCGCCCTTTCCACCATTCCCGACGAGCTCTACGAGGCCGCCAAGGTGGACGGGGCCACCCCCTGGCAGGCCCTTTGGGGCATCACCCTTCCCCTTTTGGAAAAGCCCATGGTGCCCATCCTGCTCTCCTCCTTCGCCTTTAACTTCAATAACTTCTACATCATCTACCTGCTCACCGGCGGGGGGCCCGCCCAGGAAGGCCGCCTGGCCACGGCCCAGGCCACGGACATCCTCATCTCCTGGGCCTACAAGACCGCCTTCAGCGCCGAGGGGCAGTCGGCCTATGGCCTGGGGGCGGCCATCAGCCTCCTCATCTTCGCCATCACCGTGGCCATCAGCCTGGTGAACTTCCGCGTCACCGGGGCCTTAAGGGAGGTGAGGTAG
- a CDS encoding sugar ABC transporter permease, whose product MRRLFAFLLLGFGLYGVYWFALNRLFDEGSYRKQVAFSSVFVPYGWAYALAILLGLVLLVLLYSLVYTLLANRLQGRKRSPWPLFWQGVTHLFLWVLILLVYYPVVQVVAASFDPTNNLFSFRRPDTGFLLLDAKVIPYVPEPSLENYAKLVEGVVLYPYQVGLLLLGGLALLGVAFIGLLRRLLTPEDWMDLWQGRALLLLALSVFALALSLSPKQFTGQGTETKFLLWVRNTFLISGLTGLLAVLLTATAGYAFARFRHLPGRYPLLLFFIFVQMFPGFLALVAIYYLLSRLDLLNTFTGLVLAYSGGIISFGTWVYKGYLESISPSLEEAAMVDGATKWQVFTQILLPLSAPMFVFIFLLQFVGTYSEFVLANLVLTGVESWNVGVGLRSFTTGQFQTKWGIFAAASVLGSLPILFLFYGFQQYFVSGYTAGAVKE is encoded by the coding sequence ATGCGGCGGCTTTTCGCCTTCCTCCTTTTGGGGTTCGGCCTCTATGGGGTCTACTGGTTCGCCCTAAACCGGCTCTTTGACGAAGGTTCCTACCGCAAGCAGGTAGCCTTCAGCAGCGTCTTCGTGCCCTATGGCTGGGCGTACGCCCTGGCCATCCTCCTGGGCCTGGTCCTCCTGGTCCTCCTCTATAGCCTGGTCTACACCCTGCTGGCGAACCGCCTCCAGGGGCGCAAGCGAAGCCCCTGGCCCCTTTTCTGGCAAGGGGTGACCCACCTCTTCCTCTGGGTGCTGATCCTCCTCGTCTACTACCCCGTGGTGCAGGTGGTGGCCGCCAGCTTTGATCCCACCAACAACCTCTTCAGCTTCCGCAGGCCGGACACGGGGTTTCTCCTCCTGGACGCCAAGGTGATCCCTTACGTACCCGAGCCCTCCCTGGAAAACTACGCCAAGCTGGTGGAGGGGGTGGTGCTATACCCCTACCAGGTGGGCCTTCTCCTCCTTGGGGGGCTGGCTCTTTTGGGTGTGGCCTTCATCGGCCTCCTGAGGCGGCTTTTAACCCCGGAGGACTGGATGGACCTCTGGCAAGGAAGGGCTCTGCTCCTCCTGGCCTTAAGCGTATTCGCCCTGGCCCTTTCCCTTTCCCCCAAGCAGTTCACCGGCCAGGGCACAGAGACCAAGTTTCTTCTCTGGGTGCGGAATACCTTCCTCATCTCGGGGCTTACGGGCCTCCTTGCCGTCTTGCTCACCGCCACCGCCGGCTACGCTTTCGCCCGCTTCCGCCACCTGCCGGGGCGGTATCCCCTCCTCCTTTTCTTCATCTTCGTGCAGATGTTCCCCGGGTTTTTGGCCTTGGTGGCCATCTACTACCTGCTTTCCCGCCTGGACCTTTTGAACACCTTCACCGGCCTCGTGCTGGCCTACTCGGGGGGCATCATCAGCTTTGGCACCTGGGTGTACAAGGGGTATCTGGAAAGCATCAGCCCGAGCCTCGAGGAGGCGGCCATGGTGGACGGGGCCACCAAGTGGCAGGTTTTCACCCAAATCCTCCTCCCCCTTTCCGCCCCCATGTTCGTCTTCATCTTCCTCCTCCAGTTCGTGGGCACCTACTCGGAGTTCGTCCTGGCCAACCTGGTCCTCACGGGGGTGGAGAGCTGGAACGTGGGCGTGGGGCTGAGGAGCTTCACCACCGGCCAGTTCCAGACCAAGTGGGGGATCTTTGCCGCCGCCAGCGTCTTAGGCTCCTTGCCCATCCTCTTCCTCTTCTACGGCTTCCAGCAGTACTTCGTCTCCGGATACACCGCAGGGGCGGTCAAAGAGTAA